The following are encoded together in the Gemmatimonadota bacterium genome:
- a CDS encoding beta-lactamase family protein: MRSSLLAVAALVAAPLADSALAAQGASRPALVARIDSIMNAAIAGGQVVGASIAVVRGRDTIAVKGYGKANLELGVATPPNAIYEIGSVTKQFTGAAIMQLVEQGKLSLDDDISKWVPQFNTKGRRIAVRRLLDHTSGIRGYTEIPEARALMPFALAKDSILQVIAKWPYDFEPGEEQIYNNSAFFLAGMIVEKASGKSYADYVKKHLFEPAGMTASHYCSDVTITPNKTTGYDWGGSNGPIQKRPLSHVWPYAAGSLCSTARDLVAWNTALHRSRTILGADAYRQLTTPDTLNDGTRVGYAKGLAFTPVVGHRSIHHGGGINGWTSDNLYFPDDSLSIIVLYNVSGPSGPSETSEAIAEAVLGRKAVTSTPIVGEASRYAGTFTGRGRGGPQSLTIVVENGAVSAQFRGSKRMLTHVGNNTFVWGGVRFVFTDSAGTITAVRLDGGSQNNMLKRK, translated from the coding sequence ATGAGATCCAGTCTACTTGCCGTCGCGGCGCTCGTGGCCGCCCCCCTCGCCGACTCCGCGCTGGCGGCGCAGGGCGCCTCGCGCCCCGCCCTCGTGGCGCGCATCGACTCGATCATGAATGCCGCCATCGCTGGCGGGCAGGTGGTCGGTGCCTCCATCGCCGTCGTGCGCGGGCGCGACACCATTGCCGTGAAGGGGTACGGCAAGGCCAACCTCGAACTGGGCGTGGCCACGCCGCCTAACGCCATCTACGAGATCGGCTCGGTCACCAAGCAGTTCACCGGCGCCGCGATTATGCAGCTGGTGGAGCAGGGGAAGCTCTCGCTCGACGACGACATCTCGAAGTGGGTGCCGCAATTCAACACCAAGGGGCGTCGCATTGCCGTCCGCCGCCTGCTGGACCACACCTCCGGGATCCGCGGCTACACCGAGATCCCCGAGGCGCGCGCCCTCATGCCGTTCGCCCTCGCCAAGGATTCGATCCTGCAGGTGATCGCAAAGTGGCCATACGACTTCGAGCCCGGCGAGGAGCAGATCTACAACAACTCGGCCTTCTTCCTCGCGGGGATGATCGTGGAGAAGGCGAGCGGGAAGTCGTACGCCGACTACGTGAAGAAGCACCTCTTCGAACCCGCGGGGATGACCGCGTCGCACTACTGCAGTGACGTCACCATCACGCCCAACAAGACCACCGGCTACGACTGGGGCGGCAGCAACGGCCCGATCCAGAAGCGCCCGCTGAGCCACGTCTGGCCGTATGCCGCCGGCTCGTTATGCAGCACGGCGCGCGACCTGGTGGCGTGGAACACCGCGCTGCACCGCTCGCGCACGATCCTCGGCGCCGACGCCTACCGCCAGTTGACCACGCCGGACACGCTCAACGACGGGACGCGCGTGGGCTACGCGAAGGGGCTCGCCTTCACGCCGGTCGTGGGGCACCGCTCCATTCACCACGGGGGCGGGATCAACGGATGGACGTCGGACAACCTCTACTTCCCCGACGATTCGCTGAGCATCATCGTGCTGTACAACGTCTCGGGGCCTTCAGGGCCGTCGGAGACCTCGGAGGCGATCGCCGAGGCAGTGCTCGGGCGAAAGGCGGTCACGTCGACGCCGATCGTGGGAGAGGCGAGTCGTTATGCGGGGACATTCACGGGGCGCGGGCGCGGTGGGCCGCAGTCGCTGACGATCGTGGTCGAGAACGGCGCCGTGTCGGCGCAGTTCCGTGGCAGCAAGCGGATGCTGACCCATGTGGGGAACAACACCTTCGTCTGGGGCGGCGTCCGCTTCGTCTTCACCGACAGTGCGGGGACGATCACGGCGGTGCGCCTGGACGGTGGTTCACAGAACAACATGCTGAAGCGCAAGTAG
- a CDS encoding tartrate dehydrogenase codes for MTAPRAHYHIAAIPGDGIGVEVLPEGIRVVDAVARRHGITIDWQHKAWASCNWYLEHGAMMPDDWHAQLAPLDAIFFGAVGWPATVPDHISLWGSLLKFRRAFDQYVNLRPCRLMPGVPSPLANRAPGDIDFYVVRENTEGEYSSIGGRIFEGTDREMVMQETVMTRTGVDRVLRYAFDLAQRRPKRHLTSATKSNGIAITMPYWDERVVAMAADFPDVRVDKYHIDILTAHFVLHPDWFDVVVASNLFGDILSDLGPACTGTIGIAPSGNINPEHRFPSLFEPVHGSAPDIAGQGIANPIGMIWSGALMFDHLGHAEAAAEIVAAIERVLADPAAPRTRDMGGTASTVEMGKAIAAAI; via the coding sequence ATGACCGCTCCCCGCGCACACTACCACATTGCCGCCATCCCCGGCGACGGGATCGGCGTCGAAGTCCTCCCCGAGGGAATTCGTGTCGTCGATGCCGTGGCCCGGCGCCACGGCATCACCATCGACTGGCAGCACAAGGCGTGGGCCAGCTGCAACTGGTACCTCGAGCACGGCGCGATGATGCCCGACGACTGGCACGCGCAACTGGCCCCGCTCGACGCGATCTTCTTCGGTGCCGTCGGCTGGCCCGCCACCGTTCCCGACCACATCTCGCTCTGGGGCTCGCTCCTCAAGTTCCGCCGCGCCTTCGACCAGTACGTGAACCTGCGCCCGTGCCGCCTCATGCCGGGCGTCCCGTCGCCGCTGGCCAATCGTGCACCTGGCGACATCGACTTCTACGTGGTGCGGGAGAACACCGAAGGCGAGTACTCCAGCATCGGCGGCCGCATCTTCGAGGGGACGGATCGCGAGATGGTGATGCAGGAGACGGTGATGACGCGCACCGGCGTCGACCGCGTGCTGCGTTACGCCTTCGACCTCGCCCAGCGCCGCCCCAAGCGCCACCTCACCTCGGCGACCAAGAGCAACGGCATCGCCATCACCATGCCGTACTGGGACGAGCGGGTGGTCGCGATGGCGGCGGACTTCCCCGACGTGCGCGTCGACAAGTACCACATCGACATCCTCACGGCCCACTTCGTCCTGCACCCCGACTGGTTCGACGTCGTCGTGGCCAGCAACCTGTTTGGCGACATCCTCTCCGACCTCGGGCCCGCGTGCACGGGGACGATCGGGATCGCGCCCAGCGGCAACATCAATCCCGAGCATCGCTTTCCGTCGTTGTTCGAACCCGTGCACGGCTCGGCTCCCGACATCGCCGGCCAGGGGATTGCCAACCCGATCGGGATGATCTGGTCGGGGGCGCTCATGTTCGACCACCTGGGGCACGCCGAGGCGGCGGCAGAGATCGTCGCAGCGATCGAGCGCGTGCTCGCCGATCCCGCGGCGCCGCGCACGCGCGACATGGGAGGGACAGCGTCGACGGTGGAGATGGGGAAGGCCATCGCCGCCGCCATCTAG
- a CDS encoding lamin tail domain-containing protein, which yields MPPRFATATRALLLTLLAVSAAACGDDEPGAPVAPTSPTLTTLSVVVTAASMEAGQTATASVVGLDQSGNQLTVGTVTWTSSSATVATITSNGVVTATGGGTTQITATVDGKTAQQPLTVTVAPAVRINEVESNGGIPGDWVELYNPTAASVNIGGWRLRDNDSTRTFRFPEGTVIPPGGYFVAEEALFDFGLGAADEVRLLSRFGVPVDQYSWTSHATSTYGRCPTASSGFVTTTSVTKGEANDCRPMVKVNEVESNGGTPGDWIELYNAGTTVIDLSNFLVKDNDDTRTTRLPAGSTIAPGAFFLIEEATLGFGLGAADAARLYDASGVLIDSYSWTAHATTSYGRCPDGSGGFTTTTAVTKGSANDCRAAVKINEVESSGGVPGDWIELYNTGLTPLDLSGFLVKDNDDTRTTTLPAGTTIAPGGIYVIEETVLGFGLGAADAARLYDRNGALLDSYTWTAHATTTYGRCPDGTGTFTTTSAPTKGAPNDCGGGGGGGGGTPAATWPGSDDVRTVDGTSVFGGNMSGLTYEPAAGAQPAVLWAARNGPGALFRLVSRGGTWTPDTANGWGSGKGLRYTDNTGDADAEGVTFAGTGSTGGLYVASERNNAANSVSRNSILRFDPAQAGATLRATNDWNITGDLPAVGANLGIEAITWIPDSMLVARGFRDESKGRAYAPSDYPDHGTGLFFVGVEANGTIYAYALNHVTNGFTRVATITTGYPGVMGLEYDRETGYLWATCDDGCGNIAGVLELDVAAGSSTRGTFLAPRRFARPTTMPNINNEGFAFAPGAECVAGRKPVFWADDSETGGHAIRAASIPCGAISSSLLSPFTVPRRLP from the coding sequence ATGCCCCCCCGCTTCGCCACCGCCACGCGCGCCCTGTTGCTCACACTGCTCGCGGTGAGCGCCGCGGCGTGCGGCGACGACGAGCCGGGCGCTCCCGTCGCCCCGACATCCCCCACGCTCACAACGCTCTCCGTCGTGGTGACTGCGGCCTCCATGGAAGCGGGCCAGACCGCGACGGCATCCGTTGTGGGGCTCGACCAATCGGGCAACCAACTGACGGTGGGGACCGTGACGTGGACGTCGAGCAGCGCGACGGTCGCCACGATCACCTCCAACGGTGTCGTGACGGCGACCGGCGGCGGCACCACGCAGATCACCGCGACGGTCGACGGAAAGACCGCGCAGCAGCCGCTCACCGTCACCGTCGCGCCAGCGGTGCGGATCAACGAGGTCGAGTCCAACGGCGGCATCCCGGGTGACTGGGTGGAACTCTACAATCCCACCGCCGCCTCGGTGAACATCGGGGGCTGGCGTCTGCGCGACAACGACTCCACGCGCACCTTTCGCTTCCCCGAAGGGACGGTGATCCCGCCCGGCGGCTACTTCGTCGCCGAGGAAGCGCTGTTCGACTTCGGGCTCGGCGCGGCCGACGAGGTGCGCCTGCTGTCAAGATTTGGAGTCCCCGTCGACCAGTACAGCTGGACCAGTCACGCGACCTCGACCTACGGGCGCTGCCCCACGGCGAGCAGCGGCTTCGTGACGACCACCAGCGTCACCAAGGGCGAGGCCAACGATTGTCGTCCCATGGTGAAGGTCAACGAAGTCGAGTCCAACGGCGGGACGCCGGGCGACTGGATCGAGCTGTACAACGCCGGGACGACGGTCATCGACCTCTCGAACTTCCTGGTCAAGGACAACGACGACACGCGGACCACGCGCCTTCCCGCGGGCTCGACGATCGCCCCCGGGGCCTTCTTCCTCATCGAGGAGGCGACGCTCGGCTTCGGCTTGGGCGCTGCCGATGCCGCCCGCCTGTACGATGCCTCCGGCGTCCTGATCGACAGCTACAGCTGGACGGCGCACGCGACGACCAGCTACGGACGGTGTCCCGACGGGTCGGGTGGCTTCACCACCACCACGGCCGTCACCAAGGGGAGCGCCAACGACTGCCGGGCCGCCGTGAAGATCAACGAGGTGGAGTCGAGCGGCGGCGTTCCCGGTGATTGGATCGAGTTGTACAACACCGGGCTCACGCCGCTCGACCTGTCGGGCTTCCTGGTGAAGGACAACGACGACACGCGGACGACAACGCTTCCTGCCGGGACGACGATTGCGCCTGGCGGCATCTACGTCATCGAGGAGACGGTGCTCGGCTTTGGCCTAGGTGCCGCCGACGCCGCGCGCCTGTACGACCGCAACGGGGCGCTGCTCGACAGCTACACCTGGACCGCGCACGCCACCACGACGTACGGGCGCTGCCCCGACGGGACCGGCACCTTCACCACCACATCGGCCCCGACCAAGGGAGCACCGAACGATTGCGGGGGCGGCGGCGGGGGCGGCGGCGGAACGCCGGCCGCGACCTGGCCGGGGAGCGACGACGTGCGCACCGTCGACGGGACGAGCGTCTTCGGCGGGAACATGAGCGGGCTGACGTACGAGCCCGCCGCGGGCGCGCAGCCGGCGGTGCTGTGGGCGGCGCGGAACGGTCCGGGGGCGCTCTTCCGCCTCGTGTCGCGCGGCGGGACCTGGACGCCCGACACCGCCAACGGGTGGGGGAGTGGAAAGGGGCTGCGCTACACCGACAACACGGGCGACGCCGACGCCGAAGGCGTCACGTTCGCGGGGACCGGCTCGACCGGTGGCCTCTATGTCGCGAGTGAGCGCAACAACGCCGCCAACTCCGTCAGCCGCAACAGCATCCTTCGCTTCGACCCCGCCCAGGCAGGCGCGACGCTGCGAGCCACCAACGATTGGAACATCACCGGCGACCTCCCGGCCGTCGGCGCCAACCTCGGGATCGAGGCGATCACCTGGATCCCAGACTCCATGCTCGTCGCCCGCGGCTTCCGCGACGAATCCAAGGGACGCGCGTACGCGCCGTCCGACTACCCGGACCACGGCACGGGCCTCTTCTTCGTCGGCGTCGAAGCCAACGGGACGATCTATGCCTACGCGCTCAATCACGTCACCAACGGCTTCACGCGCGTCGCCACCATCACCACCGGCTACCCGGGAGTGATGGGGCTCGAGTACGACCGCGAAACCGGGTACCTGTGGGCCACCTGCGATGACGGGTGCGGCAACATCGCCGGCGTGCTGGAGCTCGATGTCGCGGCCGGATCATCCACGCGCGGGACCTTCCTCGCACCGCGTCGATTCGCCCGTCCAACCACGATGCCGAATATCAACAACGAGGGCTTTGCCTTCGCCCCCGGGGCGGAGTGCGTCGCGGGACGAAAGCCCGTCTTCTGGGCCGACGATAGCGAGACCGGTGGGCATGCAATCCGCGCCGCCTCCATACCGTGCGGTGCGATTTCGTCATCGCTCCTGTCACCCTTCACGGTGCCGAGGCGACTACCGTAA
- a CDS encoding ribonuclease H-like domain-containing protein, with protein sequence MPDESARPAPHDDWLWGWDPTPGIVSVWGEASGRVAIWRRLPDTGMLVRENVRFRPWLLLARLDDLRHLGDHLVPAGRGTARGAGHVTWRELEGNGELRYLVRAHDLPTITNAVLQGASRRLGQRVRHVRDLGDAEVLALSPEEQYLVATGRTYFRNLTFDQLHRLQFDLETTGLDASRDRIFMVAVRHPSGAVEVLEAPSVDDAGEASLIRTLVATIAHADPDVIENHNLHGFDLPFLHQRARRLKVPLALGRIGSPGFRERGAMRGVAREDDASRRIRYVIPGRELIDTLDAVRRHDFSARDLPGHGLKAVARHFGLARDDRVEIRGERIFTVYQSDPDRVRRYATSDVEEVAGLSQLLGGAAFALARMAPRRYERLADAGAATGVIDPLLVRAYLRAGVALPAHAPAPAIEHTGAALHLFAAGVAQRVVKADVASLYPSLMRAYRIGPARDHLQALLALVDGLVRQRLDAKALARRFPAGSPERFTQEAISAAMKIVVNSAYGYLAAGGGLTRFADVGAANEVTRRGRELLDFLCRELAARGVTLLEADTDGVYFAVPEAWTEADERRVVAEVAALLPALVQLEFEGRYAAMLSHEPKNYALLTYDGKLLLRGVALRSSRAEPFANDFLARAVGALLRGDVERVRAEYVATVVKLRERGYSTYEVSSRVRLTKTPDAYAAIRDKRRELTYEALLASGRTRWGVGERVRVYRTATGYGGVVREYDADEVPPHDARDYDVTHYLRVLRETYAARLQRAFAPGDFAAVFADPEQPSLWSTSLAGVQAVLTPMR encoded by the coding sequence GTGCCTGACGAGTCGGCACGGCCAGCGCCGCACGACGACTGGCTCTGGGGGTGGGACCCGACGCCGGGGATCGTTTCGGTGTGGGGCGAAGCGAGCGGGCGCGTGGCGATCTGGCGCCGGCTCCCAGACACCGGGATGCTCGTGCGCGAGAACGTGCGCTTTCGCCCGTGGCTCCTGCTCGCGCGCCTCGACGACCTGCGCCACCTGGGCGACCATCTCGTCCCCGCAGGGCGTGGCACGGCGCGCGGTGCCGGGCACGTGACCTGGCGCGAGCTCGAGGGGAACGGCGAATTGCGCTACCTGGTCCGCGCCCACGACCTCCCCACGATCACCAACGCCGTGCTGCAGGGAGCGTCGCGCCGGCTGGGGCAGCGCGTGCGCCACGTGCGCGACCTGGGCGACGCCGAGGTGCTCGCCCTCTCACCCGAGGAGCAGTACCTGGTCGCCACCGGGCGCACCTACTTCCGCAACCTCACCTTCGACCAGCTGCACCGGTTGCAGTTCGACCTCGAGACGACGGGGCTCGATGCGTCGCGCGACCGGATCTTCATGGTCGCGGTGCGGCATCCGTCAGGTGCAGTCGAGGTGCTGGAGGCGCCGAGCGTCGACGACGCGGGCGAGGCGTCGCTCATCCGTACGCTCGTGGCGACGATTGCCCACGCCGATCCCGACGTGATCGAGAACCACAACCTGCACGGTTTCGACCTCCCCTTCCTGCACCAGCGCGCCCGGCGCCTCAAGGTCCCGCTCGCGCTCGGGCGCATCGGGTCGCCCGGTTTTCGCGAGCGTGGGGCCATGCGCGGCGTGGCGCGCGAGGACGACGCCTCGCGCCGCATCCGCTATGTCATTCCCGGCCGTGAGCTCATCGACACGCTCGACGCCGTGCGCCGCCACGACTTCTCGGCGCGCGACCTCCCCGGCCACGGGCTCAAGGCGGTCGCGCGCCACTTCGGCCTCGCGCGCGACGACCGCGTCGAGATCCGCGGCGAGCGCATCTTCACCGTCTATCAGAGCGACCCCGATCGCGTTCGTCGGTATGCAACGTCCGACGTGGAGGAGGTGGCGGGGTTGTCGCAGTTGTTGGGCGGTGCCGCCTTCGCGCTCGCGCGCATGGCGCCACGCCGCTACGAGCGCCTCGCCGACGCCGGCGCCGCCACGGGGGTGATCGATCCCTTGCTGGTGCGCGCGTACCTGCGCGCGGGGGTCGCACTCCCCGCCCACGCCCCCGCCCCGGCCATCGAGCACACCGGCGCCGCGCTCCACCTGTTTGCCGCCGGCGTCGCACAGCGCGTGGTCAAGGCCGACGTGGCCTCGCTGTATCCGTCGCTCATGCGCGCCTATCGCATCGGCCCCGCGCGCGACCACCTGCAGGCGCTGCTCGCCCTCGTCGATGGACTCGTCAGGCAGCGGCTCGACGCCAAGGCGCTGGCCCGGCGCTTCCCCGCCGGTTCGCCCGAGCGCTTCACGCAGGAGGCCATCTCGGCGGCAATGAAGATCGTCGTCAACTCGGCCTATGGATACCTTGCGGCTGGCGGAGGGCTCACGCGCTTTGCCGATGTGGGGGCGGCCAACGAGGTCACGCGACGCGGGCGTGAGCTGCTCGACTTCCTCTGCCGCGAACTCGCGGCGCGCGGCGTCACCCTCCTGGAGGCCGACACCGACGGCGTCTACTTCGCGGTCCCCGAAGCGTGGACCGAAGCGGATGAGCGACGGGTGGTGGCGGAAGTCGCTGCGCTCCTCCCGGCGCTGGTGCAGCTCGAGTTCGAGGGGCGCTATGCCGCGATGCTGTCGCACGAGCCAAAGAACTACGCCCTCTTGACCTACGACGGCAAGCTCCTGCTGCGCGGCGTGGCGCTGCGCTCGAGTCGCGCCGAACCGTTTGCCAACGACTTCCTGGCGCGTGCGGTGGGGGCCCTGCTGCGCGGCGATGTCGAGCGGGTGCGCGCCGAGTACGTGGCGACGGTGGTGAAGTTGCGGGAGCGGGGCTACTCGACGTACGAGGTGTCGTCTCGCGTGCGGCTGACCAAGACTCCTGACGCGTACGCCGCCATTCGCGACAAGCGGCGCGAGCTCACCTACGAAGCGCTCCTGGCGAGCGGGCGCACGCGCTGGGGCGTGGGTGAGCGCGTGCGCGTGTACCGCACGGCAACGGGATACGGCGGCGTGGTGCGGGAGTACGATGCCGACGAAGTGCCGCCGCACGATGCCCGCGACTACGACGTGACGCACTACCTGCGCGTGCTGCGCGAGACCTACGCGGCGCGGTTGCAGCGCGCCTTCGCGCCGGGAGACTTCGCCGCGGTCTTCGCCGATCCCGAGCAGCCCTCGCTCTGGAGCACATCGCTGGCGGGGGTGCAGGCGGTGCTCACGCCGATGCGTTAG
- a CDS encoding helix-hairpin-helix domain-containing protein, whose product MNPAKVDRRHLQSFTDLPNVGKAFAKDLELLGFTAPAQLKGQDPVQLYDRLSELTRTRQDPCVLDTLMSITRFMDGDPPRVWWAYTDERKHLMAAREAGDA is encoded by the coding sequence ATGAACCCAGCCAAGGTCGACCGCCGCCACCTGCAGTCGTTCACCGACCTTCCCAACGTCGGGAAGGCCTTCGCCAAGGATCTCGAGCTGCTCGGCTTCACGGCCCCGGCGCAGCTCAAGGGGCAGGATCCGGTGCAGCTCTACGATCGGTTGAGTGAGCTCACGCGCACCCGCCAGGATCCGTGCGTCCTCGACACGCTCATGAGCATCACGCGCTTCATGGATGGGGATCCGCCGCGTGTGTGGTGGGCCTACACCGACGAACGCAAGCACCTGATGGCCGCGCGCGAGGCCGGCGACGCCTAA
- a CDS encoding aminotransferase class V-fold PLP-dependent enzyme yields MSTRRDFVRSAALASAASLAASVPAAAAPLDEGEARALLREPLAPPLGHPDEAARDEGYWRKVAARYRVLGGTTNLEAGYFGMMATPVLEAYHRHIDRANRASSYFARREYPALFAGARDRVAAALGAQPSEVALSRGATEALQALIGQYNGVKAGETVLYADLDYNAMQWAMNALAQRTGATVARFDIPEPATYDNVIAAYAAALDANPRTKLLLLTHCNNKTGLVIPVKEITALAHARGVDVVVDAAHSFGQIPVSLADLGADFVGINLHKWIGAPVGAGALYIRQGKLDRIDRAHADESAPITSINSRIHTGTTHFAIVMTIPDALDFHASIGIEAKSARLRFLRDRWAIPARQVAGVDILTPDDPRMVGSLTAFRLKGRGDREFNQGIARTLLDDFGIFTFPRTGLAKGDCVRVTPALYNAPADADRLVAALRVLAAR; encoded by the coding sequence ATGTCCACTCGCCGCGATTTCGTCCGCAGCGCCGCGCTGGCCTCCGCCGCCTCGCTCGCCGCCTCCGTCCCCGCCGCCGCCGCGCCGCTCGATGAGGGCGAAGCGCGCGCGCTCCTCCGCGAACCGCTCGCGCCGCCCCTAGGACACCCCGACGAGGCCGCGCGCGACGAAGGGTATTGGCGCAAGGTCGCCGCCCGCTATCGCGTGCTCGGCGGGACGACGAACCTCGAGGCGGGCTACTTCGGCATGATGGCAACGCCAGTCCTCGAGGCCTACCACCGCCACATCGACCGCGCCAACCGCGCCAGCTCGTACTTCGCGCGCCGAGAGTACCCGGCCCTCTTCGCCGGCGCGCGCGACCGGGTGGCGGCAGCGTTAGGCGCCCAGCCCTCCGAGGTCGCCCTCTCCCGCGGCGCCACCGAGGCACTGCAAGCACTCATCGGCCAATACAACGGGGTGAAGGCCGGCGAGACGGTGCTTTACGCGGACCTCGACTACAACGCCATGCAGTGGGCGATGAACGCGCTCGCCCAGCGCACAGGCGCGACGGTCGCGCGCTTTGACATCCCCGAGCCGGCCACCTACGACAACGTCATCGCCGCCTACGCCGCCGCGCTCGACGCCAACCCGCGCACCAAGCTGCTCCTCCTCACGCACTGCAACAACAAGACGGGGCTCGTCATCCCCGTGAAGGAGATCACCGCCCTCGCCCACGCACGCGGCGTCGACGTCGTCGTCGACGCGGCGCACTCGTTCGGGCAGATCCCGGTCTCGCTCGCCGACCTCGGCGCCGACTTCGTCGGGATCAACCTGCACAAGTGGATCGGCGCCCCCGTAGGGGCCGGCGCGCTCTACATTCGCCAGGGAAAGCTCGACCGCATCGACCGCGCGCACGCCGACGAGAGCGCCCCCATCACCAGCATCAACTCGCGCATCCACACGGGGACGACACACTTCGCCATCGTCATGACCATCCCCGACGCGCTCGACTTCCACGCGTCGATCGGGATCGAGGCCAAGTCGGCGCGCCTGCGCTTCCTGCGCGATCGCTGGGCGATCCCGGCGCGCCAGGTCGCTGGAGTCGACATTCTCACCCCCGACGACCCGCGCATGGTCGGGTCGCTCACCGCCTTCCGCCTCAAAGGGCGCGGCGATCGGGAGTTCAACCAGGGGATCGCCCGCACGCTGCTCGACGACTTCGGGATCTTCACCTTCCCGCGGACGGGGCTGGCGAAGGGCGATTGCGTGCGCGTCACGCCGGCGCTGTACAACGCCCCGGCCGATGCGGACCGGTTGGTCGCGGCGCTGCGAGTGCTCGCCGCACGATGA